The Roseimicrobium gellanilyticum genome contains a region encoding:
- a CDS encoding sialidase family protein has translation MKNPRDGASSGLMKAAFLALLLVAACQVQAENVVVRNIEPSKEHPRNSEGSFATLASGRIIFCYTQFYGGAADESPARIVQIHSDDHGRTWSEPKVVVENTAGNNVMSVSLLRLQDGRLAMFYCIKNSWLDCRPHMRVSTDDAATWSEPKLLLQAPGYFVLNNDRVIQTSKGRIILPLGYHRSRLSDPHSSKSFDARAITMWIYSDDAGQTWQEAANWWAIPVASGSGLQEPGVVELPDGSIMGWSRTDQGAQYGFTSTDGGRTWSPPVPTEMKSPTSPSSIRVLPGTTDLLAIYNDHSGKFAFPAKKRTPLNACISKDGGKTWPVRKLLEEDPDGWYCYTAIHFTKDNAVLLAYCAGDSKVGGLNRLRMRRVSLDWLRE, from the coding sequence ATGAAAAATCCACGCGATGGCGCCAGTAGTGGTCTGATGAAAGCTGCCTTCCTTGCGCTTCTTTTGGTGGCCGCCTGCCAGGTGCAGGCGGAGAATGTGGTGGTACGGAACATCGAACCCAGCAAGGAGCATCCGCGCAACTCGGAAGGTTCCTTCGCCACGCTGGCATCAGGGCGCATCATCTTCTGCTACACCCAGTTCTATGGCGGTGCTGCGGACGAGAGCCCGGCACGTATTGTGCAGATCCACTCCGATGATCACGGGCGCACCTGGAGTGAGCCGAAGGTGGTGGTGGAGAATACGGCAGGGAACAATGTGATGAGTGTCTCCCTGCTGCGTCTGCAGGATGGCCGACTGGCCATGTTTTACTGCATCAAGAACAGCTGGCTGGATTGCCGCCCGCACATGCGTGTCTCGACCGATGATGCAGCGACGTGGTCAGAGCCGAAATTGCTGCTTCAGGCACCGGGATATTTTGTGCTGAACAACGACCGCGTGATTCAGACGTCGAAGGGCCGCATCATCCTGCCGCTGGGATATCACCGTTCGCGGCTGAGTGATCCGCACAGCAGCAAGTCCTTCGACGCCCGGGCGATCACGATGTGGATCTATTCAGACGATGCAGGGCAGACCTGGCAGGAGGCGGCGAACTGGTGGGCCATCCCCGTGGCGAGCGGCTCCGGTCTGCAGGAGCCGGGGGTGGTGGAGCTTCCGGATGGCTCGATCATGGGCTGGAGCCGGACCGACCAGGGTGCGCAGTATGGGTTCACTTCTACCGATGGTGGCCGCACATGGTCCCCACCCGTGCCTACGGAGATGAAGTCGCCCACGTCGCCCTCAAGCATCCGGGTGCTGCCCGGTACCACCGATCTGCTCGCCATCTACAACGACCACTCGGGCAAGTTCGCATTTCCCGCAAAAAAGCGCACCCCGCTGAATGCCTGCATCTCCAAGGACGGCGGCAAGACCTGGCCGGTAAGGAAGCTGCTGGAAGAGGATCCCGATGGCTGGTACTGCTACACGGCCATCCACTTCACCAAGGACAACGCGGTGCTGCTGGCGTATTGCGCTGGGGATTCGAAGGTGGGTGGTCTGAACCGTCTACGCATGCGCCGAGTGTCGCTGGATTGGCTGAGGGAGTAG
- the mfd gene encoding transcription-repair coupling factor gives MSEPHSEPTTETAHLAPSLVEAAFGSKAFKGLWKQYQKTGSTTLGHVCREASGFATALALKATHPRRTWVLCREARTQEQIHADLQAWGAPAMFYPRAPQGDGPNGLSDPDTQAERISVITRFSGAVGSADEPASRILVLCTDSLDEQVPSPKDLDSFKKSLELGMKIGVETLLQELESSGYERVPTVAERGQFARRGGIVDVFSWQGEEPLRIEFYDDEIESLRAFDIHTQASVQRFRRAQLLMQQVDASSATTELSSLFSKDDAVLFIEPGEDDAEKVPDIISKRITITAGAPPDDANSTEDYSAAIFENPLGIFHAGDFVVQEARRIQFTKQVEEWHREKWRVVMFFHNPGERERFEELVGPQWLAAQRMELALGMLHRGFTAPAASLAVLTGAEIFGRHLHTRRVRGSKLDEAQVLRQARDQMRDMKEGDLVVHLDYGIGKFAGIEVREGVKREEVMVIRYADQAKVFVPLSQAHLVSRYVGVGGKAPTLNKLGDARWGKTRANAERSVEEFAARMLSTAAQRQSLKGFAHPPDTKWQVEFEQSFLYRETPDQLRSIAEIKRDMELEKPMDRLLCGDVGFGKTEVAIRAAFKAVMGGKQVAVLVPTTVLAQQHWQTFRERMSDYPVTVEMLSRLTPKKREKEILAGIKEGTVDIVVGTHRVISKDVRFKELGLAVIDEEQRFGVKHKEKFKDLFKLVDVLTLSATPIPRTLYLGLMGMRDMSTLDTAPPNRIPVQTTVAGYDERVIRDAINAEIQRGGQVFFLHNRVMDMEKMKAKLEALCTEARVIVGHGQMDSELLEDVMQTFVNGDADVLLCTTIIESGVDIPNANTIIIDRADRFGLADLYQLRGRVGRGGERAHAYLMLPRDLMTGGDARKRVNAIKQYTALGSGFKIAMRDLEIRGAGNLLGTEQSGHIVAVGFDLYCQMLKAATAKMQGRRTPPPMEVTLHVDFLCMSEAEWLESTDPEAAPRKRVTAATAHRPADRQKLVPDRERRIPAFIPQTYMEDARSRITAYRMLGEVLTRKELDTLEESWRDQYGRPPDAVENLLVCAAMKLSAAAKGISAIEIKEGKLMLTRKGGYVLVGGKFPRLTAPDPPLLLRESLHLLRSF, from the coding sequence ATGTCGGAACCACACTCAGAGCCAACCACCGAAACCGCACACCTGGCGCCCAGCCTGGTGGAGGCGGCATTCGGCTCAAAGGCTTTCAAAGGGCTGTGGAAGCAATACCAGAAGACCGGCTCGACCACCCTCGGCCATGTCTGCCGCGAGGCCTCCGGCTTCGCCACTGCCTTGGCGCTCAAGGCCACCCATCCGCGCCGCACCTGGGTCCTGTGCCGTGAGGCGCGCACGCAGGAGCAAATCCACGCGGATCTCCAGGCGTGGGGCGCTCCTGCCATGTTTTACCCGCGCGCTCCGCAAGGCGACGGCCCCAATGGCCTGAGCGATCCGGACACGCAGGCGGAGCGCATCTCTGTCATCACCCGATTTTCCGGCGCAGTTGGCAGCGCTGATGAGCCAGCCTCGCGCATCCTGGTCCTGTGCACCGACAGCCTTGACGAGCAGGTGCCCTCACCCAAGGACTTGGACTCTTTCAAGAAGAGTCTTGAGCTTGGCATGAAGATTGGAGTGGAGACCCTGCTGCAAGAACTCGAATCCTCCGGCTACGAGCGCGTGCCCACGGTCGCGGAACGCGGGCAGTTCGCACGCCGCGGAGGCATCGTGGACGTGTTCTCATGGCAGGGAGAGGAACCACTGCGCATCGAATTCTACGATGACGAAATCGAATCTCTGCGCGCCTTCGACATTCACACGCAGGCATCGGTACAGCGGTTCAGGCGAGCCCAGCTTCTCATGCAGCAGGTGGATGCCTCAAGCGCCACCACGGAACTCTCCAGTCTCTTCTCCAAGGATGACGCCGTGCTTTTCATCGAGCCCGGTGAAGACGACGCGGAGAAGGTGCCGGACATCATTTCGAAACGCATCACCATCACCGCAGGTGCACCGCCTGACGATGCCAACTCCACGGAGGACTACTCCGCGGCCATCTTCGAAAATCCGCTGGGCATCTTTCATGCCGGCGACTTCGTAGTGCAGGAGGCGCGGCGCATCCAGTTCACAAAACAGGTGGAGGAGTGGCACCGCGAGAAGTGGCGTGTGGTGATGTTCTTCCACAACCCTGGCGAGCGTGAACGCTTCGAGGAACTCGTGGGGCCACAATGGCTCGCCGCCCAGCGCATGGAGCTGGCGCTGGGGATGCTGCATCGCGGCTTCACAGCTCCTGCAGCTTCGCTCGCGGTACTGACCGGCGCAGAAATCTTCGGCCGCCATCTGCACACCCGCCGCGTGCGTGGATCAAAACTGGATGAAGCCCAGGTCCTCCGCCAGGCGCGCGACCAGATGCGGGACATGAAGGAGGGCGACCTCGTCGTGCACCTCGACTACGGCATCGGCAAGTTCGCCGGCATCGAAGTGCGCGAGGGCGTAAAGCGCGAAGAAGTCATGGTCATCCGCTATGCGGATCAGGCGAAGGTCTTCGTGCCACTGAGCCAGGCACACCTCGTCTCACGCTACGTGGGCGTAGGAGGCAAAGCTCCCACTCTCAACAAACTCGGCGACGCCCGCTGGGGGAAGACACGAGCCAATGCGGAGCGCAGCGTGGAAGAATTCGCCGCGCGCATGCTCTCCACCGCGGCACAGCGGCAATCGCTCAAGGGCTTCGCGCACCCGCCCGACACGAAGTGGCAGGTGGAGTTTGAGCAGTCCTTCCTCTATCGCGAAACACCGGACCAGCTTCGCAGCATCGCGGAAATCAAACGCGACATGGAATTGGAGAAACCCATGGATCGCCTGCTATGCGGCGACGTGGGATTCGGCAAGACGGAGGTGGCCATTCGTGCAGCGTTCAAGGCGGTGATGGGGGGCAAGCAGGTGGCCGTGCTTGTACCTACGACCGTGCTTGCTCAGCAGCACTGGCAGACCTTCCGCGAGCGCATGAGCGACTACCCGGTCACGGTAGAGATGCTCAGCCGCCTCACCCCGAAGAAGCGCGAGAAGGAAATCCTCGCCGGTATCAAGGAAGGCACGGTGGACATCGTGGTCGGCACGCATCGCGTGATCTCCAAGGATGTGCGCTTCAAGGAACTCGGCCTCGCGGTCATCGATGAAGAGCAACGCTTCGGCGTGAAGCACAAGGAGAAGTTCAAGGACCTCTTCAAGCTCGTCGACGTGCTGACCCTCAGCGCGACTCCCATCCCGCGCACGCTCTACCTCGGCCTCATGGGCATGCGCGACATGTCCACGCTCGATACGGCACCGCCCAATCGCATCCCGGTGCAGACGACGGTGGCCGGCTATGACGAACGCGTGATCCGCGATGCCATCAATGCGGAAATCCAGCGCGGCGGCCAGGTCTTCTTCCTGCACAACCGTGTCATGGACATGGAGAAGATGAAAGCCAAGCTCGAGGCACTGTGCACCGAGGCGCGAGTCATCGTGGGCCACGGCCAGATGGACTCCGAGTTGCTGGAGGATGTGATGCAGACCTTTGTGAATGGCGACGCGGATGTGCTGCTCTGCACCACCATCATCGAAAGCGGGGTGGATATCCCCAATGCGAATACCATTATCATCGACCGGGCGGATCGCTTCGGGCTTGCGGACCTGTACCAGCTTCGTGGGCGGGTGGGTCGTGGCGGCGAGCGAGCCCATGCCTACCTCATGCTGCCTCGGGACCTCATGACCGGGGGCGACGCCCGGAAGCGGGTCAATGCCATCAAGCAGTACACGGCGCTCGGCAGTGGCTTCAAGATTGCCATGCGCGACCTGGAAATCCGCGGCGCGGGGAACCTCCTCGGCACCGAACAAAGCGGCCATATCGTGGCGGTCGGGTTTGATTTGTACTGCCAGATGCTGAAGGCGGCGACGGCCAAGATGCAAGGCCGCCGCACCCCGCCCCCCATGGAGGTGACCCTGCATGTGGACTTCCTGTGCATGAGCGAGGCCGAGTGGCTGGAGTCCACTGATCCCGAAGCTGCACCCCGCAAGCGCGTGACCGCCGCCACAGCCCACCGCCCCGCAGACCGCCAAAAGCTGGTCCCGGACCGGGAGCGGCGCATCCCCGCCTTCATCCCCCAGACTTACATGGAAGACGCCCGCAGCCGCATCACCGCCTACCGCATGCTCGGCGAAGTACTCACCCGCAAGGAGTTGGACACGCTGGAGGAATCCTGGCGGGACCAGTACGGTCGCCCTCCCGACGCCGTGGAGAACCTACTCGTCTGCGCCGCCATGAAGCTCTCGGCTGCCGCCAAAGGTATCAGTGCCATCGAGATAAAAGAGGGAAAACTGATGCTCACGCGCAAGGGCGGCTACGTGTTGGTTGGAGGCAAGTTTCCCCGTTTGACAGCCCCAGACCCGCCCCTACTATTGCGCGAATCTCTCCACCTCCTGAGAAGTTTTTAA
- a CDS encoding peptidylprolyl isomerase: MKISRSILIAATALLVHASTSSSFGATYGIAATVNGKVITTSEVREAVQMQEQLIQMTIKDPRVAAARLGELRESALYALIERQLVLSEFEKLGGSIKAQYVDDDINNIIRESYNGDREKFLHDLAKTGMTIKKFREQREKMMVVSVLRSRQTANLPPPTPAQVQSFYTKNAEKFRDKDYIKFSTITIPKYPVGDASASTESQKKLAQEIRTKISGGADFATMARTYSQDSRQEMGGDWGLQERAGLSREIADAAFALKTGAISPVTEVGPNYMIIYCEAKQPGNQEPLEKVRPQIEKVISAEMGREAVNRWLSGLASKAIIQPETVRKNFYQWLNKESKAAEQQQP, translated from the coding sequence ATGAAGATCAGCCGCTCCATATTGATTGCCGCAACCGCGTTGCTTGTGCACGCCAGCACAAGCTCCAGTTTCGGCGCGACCTATGGGATCGCGGCCACGGTGAACGGCAAAGTCATCACGACCTCCGAGGTCCGCGAAGCCGTGCAGATGCAGGAGCAGCTCATCCAGATGACCATCAAGGACCCCCGCGTGGCAGCCGCCCGCCTGGGAGAGCTGCGGGAGAGTGCCCTGTACGCCCTGATCGAACGCCAGCTCGTGCTGAGCGAGTTCGAGAAGCTGGGTGGCAGCATCAAGGCCCAGTACGTGGATGACGACATCAACAACATCATCCGCGAAAGCTACAACGGCGACCGCGAAAAGTTCCTGCATGACCTGGCCAAGACCGGCATGACCATCAAGAAATTCCGCGAACAGCGCGAGAAGATGATGGTGGTCTCCGTGCTCCGCTCCCGCCAGACCGCGAACCTGCCGCCTCCCACTCCCGCACAGGTGCAGAGCTTCTACACCAAGAACGCCGAGAAATTCCGCGACAAGGATTACATCAAATTCAGCACCATCACGATCCCGAAGTACCCCGTGGGTGATGCCTCAGCGAGCACCGAATCCCAAAAGAAGCTGGCCCAGGAAATCCGCACGAAGATCTCCGGCGGCGCGGACTTCGCCACCATGGCCCGCACCTACTCCCAGGATAGCCGCCAGGAAATGGGCGGCGACTGGGGCCTGCAGGAGCGCGCTGGCCTGAGCAGGGAAATCGCGGACGCGGCATTCGCCCTCAAGACGGGCGCCATCAGCCCGGTGACCGAAGTCGGCCCGAACTACATGATCATCTACTGCGAAGCGAAGCAGCCCGGCAATCAGGAGCCGCTGGAAAAGGTGCGCCCGCAGATTGAAAAGGTCATCTCCGCCGAGATGGGCCGCGAAGCGGTGAACCGCTGGCTCTCCGGCCTCGCCTCCAAGGCCATCATCCAGCCCGAAACCGTGCGGAAGAATTTCTACCAGTGGCTGAACAAGGAGAGCAAGGCTGCGGAACAGCAGCAGCCCTGA